The genomic interval GTGGTCTCAATTACAGATATATGGTTTATTCTTCCTTGATTGTGCGATTATTGCTATAGCCTCAGTAATTTTGTTCTACGTAGAAAAATATATTGTTAAAGGGTGCAGGGCAATACCTAGCGTATTGGCTAAACAGTGAACAAATGATCATAGAAATATAAAAGTGCGGCTTGGTAACCCTTACTGATTGACCAAGTCGCACTTTTTATGAGAAAATTTATGCCTTATTCCCCAAGAATTTGATGAATTTTCGTAGCGTCTCCCCATACGCCTGGAGAATCATATGGGCGATCTGGGAAAGCGCCATAATCGAGGCTAATGTTCAGATTATTATCGCGAATATACTGCTCTACGCGATCAGCCAAACTCATTGGCTCTCCGGTACAGCAATTAATAACCCCGTTCACCTTATCCTGGCTCACGGTAGCGGCAATCTGACGCGCTAGCTCATCTACATCAATAAAATCATATTTATTTCTGCCTGTAGTGAAAGGAAACTTTTCTTTACCTTCATGAGCAGCCTGATACAGTTTGGAGAAAATTGAATTACCGTGAACGTCATCGCCCACTATATAGTAAGCGCGAATCCATTGGAAAGTAGCATCGTAACGGCCTGCTAAACGTTGTGTAGCTTCACGCAGAGCATTTTTGGCAATACCATACATGGAGGCTGGAGCACATGGTGTATTTTCGTCGATAGCACCTTCCCAATAGCCCACTTCGTGCATAGACCCCATCACGGCAATCAGCTGTAAACCGCCATCGAGTAGAGCTTCAATAAATGCATAGTGGCTGGAAAGGTCTGCCATATGAGCGTCAGAATCATGCTTAAATCCATCACGCCACGCCATATGGAGGCATACGTCAGGAGAACCTAACTTTTCAAAAATCTTATCCTGTGATTCAAAAAGATTAAACTGAATCTTCGTTGCTCTGTCGTCAATTCCCTCGGTGCGAATATCTGCTGCTACAACATCATGACCTGCATCAAGAAGTGCAGTAACAACATGACGTCCAATATATCCGCCTGCTCCAGTAACCAAAATTTTCTTCGTCATAATCACCTAGTGTAGCAGTGGTATATGTACCTTGAGCTAAACTATACGAAGTAAAGTTGCGTTTTGCGCAAAATCTACAGAAAGGTTCCCAGTGACAGATACTTCTGAAATTGTTTCGCAGCCAGGTAAAAGTCGAGGCATTTTCGATCTTTCACGCTATCGTTATCTGCTCGATTTGCTTGTGCAGAAAGAAGTGAGGGTGCGTTACCGCGGATCATGGCTAGGTATGGTCTGGACGTATGTGAAGCCTCTTACGCAGTTCATCGTTTTTTATGTTGCCATGGGAATCTTCTTAGGTATGGGGCGCGGAGGCGGTATAGAAAATTACCCAGTCTACCTGTTCGCTGGCATTATTGTAACGAATTTCTTTACTGAAGCTTTTATGAGCAGCACCATGAGCGTCGTTTCTAATGCAGGTCTGATTAAGAAAATATATATGCCGCGAGAACTTTTCCCGCTGGCTTCTTTGCGTGTTTCTTTGATTCATTTCTTCCCACAATGGTTGGTTCTTGTTGCTGGTTCTATTCTTTTGGGGTGGAAAGCAGACTTAGCAGGTCTTGTAATAGCAATGGTTGCTTTTATATCCTTAACCATGTTTGCTTTCGGGCTAGGACTCTTCTTCGGATCCATTAACGTTTTCTTCCGTGACGCTCAGAATATTACTGATTTGGTGTCAATGGTTGCTATGTGGCTAGCTCCGAGCTTCTACACGTGGCATCAAGTAGCAGATCAAGTTCCTGGGTGGGCATTCCAGATATATATGGCGAACCCAATTGCTATTGCGGTTGAAGCATTTCACCGTGGTTTTTGGTGGGGATCTACAGACGGAAGTTTTACTTTCGCACATGGCTGGGCAGTGAGCTTAATTGCTAGCCTTGTGATTTCTGGGATCATGCTGATTATTGGCGAAATGACGTTCCGTAAGCTTGAAGGCAATTTTGCTCAGGAAATGTAGGTGGTAATAGTGGTAGATAATGTACTTCCTAACGATGTAGCCGTTCGAGTATCAGACGTATCTAAACGTTTTAACTTTCGTGTGAATCGCTCGATTAAAGAAGCGATTGTTAAAGCTTTCACACCGAAATCAAGGCGCCGCGTAAGCGAGACTTTTACTGCTTTAGACCATGTTAATTTTGATATTAAACGTGGTGAAACAGTCGGTTTGATTGGTGTGAATGGCTCTGGAAAATCTACACTTCTTAAGCTGATCTCCGGCGTCATGCAACCAGATGACGGTCAAGTTCTGGTACGTGGCAGTATTGCTGGTTTGATTGAAGTGGGTGCAGGTTTTTCGCCAGATTTAACAGGGCGTGAAAATGTGTACTTAAATGGTGCAATTTTAGGAATGTCTAAAGAAGAAATCGATGCAAAATACGATGACATCGTTGCCTTTAGTGAGATTGAACCATTTATGGATACCGAGGTCAAGTTCTACTCCTCAGGTATGTTTTTGCGTTTAGCTTTTGCTGTTGCTGCTCACAGTGATCCTGATGTGTTCTTGATTGATGAAATCTTAGCTGTGGGAGATGAAGCTTTCCAGCATAAATGCATTATGCGATTAAAAGAGCAGCAAAAGCAAGGTCAAACTATGGTATTGGTTTCTCATAGCGAAGACCAGATTAAGGCGCTCGCAGATCGATGTGTTGTCATTTCTAAATCACATCAGATTTTTGATGGTAAACCTGATGAAGCTTTTGAAGTGATGCGCGCGCATCTATAAATAATCAGTTAGGATAGAAACTATGAGTGAACTCTTTGAGCCAAAGAATATTATCGTTACCGGTGGCGCCGGTTTTATTGGATCTAACTTCGTGCATTACGTGGTGAATAATCATCCAGAAGTTCATGTAACTGTTTTGGATGCACTCACCTATGCGGGAAATATCGAAAATATTGCTGGACTGCCAGAAGACCGTGTTACTTTTGTGCATGGCAATATTTGCGATGCGGAATTATTGGATAAAATTGTTCCTGGAGTAGACGCCATTGTGCATTATGCTGCAGAATCTCATAATGATAACTCCATTGCAGATCCAGAACCATTCCTGAAAACAAACGTAGAAGGCACATACCGCTTGCTGGAAGTGGCTCGCAAATACAATGTGCGCTACCACCATGTGTCTACCGATGAAGTATATGGCGATCTGGCTTTAGACGATCCTGCGAAGTTCACAGAAGAAACTCCTTATCGTCCATCTTCTCCATACTCTTCCACAAAGGCAAGTTCTGATTTACTGGTGCGCGCATGGCACCGCACTTTTGGTGTTCGCGCTACTATTTCTAATTGCTCAAATAATTACGGACCATATCAGCACGTTGAAAAGTTCATTCCTCGCCAGATTACGAATATTCTTACGGGCGTGCGTCCTAAGCTCTACGGTGATGGTTTGAATGTGCGCGATTGGATTCATACAGAAGATCACTCTTCAGGCGTGTGAACCATCTTAACCAAGGGTCGCATCGGCGAAACCTATTTGATTGGTGCTAATGGCGAGAGGAACAATATTACTGTTCTGCGTGAAATTCTTAAAGCCATGGGAAAAGACGAGAATGATTTTGATCATGTAAAGGATCGCCCAGGTCACGACCGTCGTTATGCCATTGATTCAACAAAGCTTCAAACCGAGCTGGGGTGGGTGCCTCAGCATACTGATTTCGCTGCTGGACTTCAGCAGACTATTCAGTGGTATATTGATAATCCACAGTGGTGGGAAAAGACAAAAGAAGCTACTGAAGCACGCTACAAGCAGCAGGGCCAGTAAGGTCTAGGGGAATACGCATGGTATTAGAATTTTCGAAAGAACTGAAAGCAACCCAGACTAATATTCCGGGTTTAGTTGTTTTTGATTTGCCTGTGCACGGTGATAATCGTGGATGGTTCAAAGAAAATTGGCAACGTGCCAAAATGACAGGAATAGGACTACCAGATTTTGGTCCTGTGCAAAATAACATTAGTTTTAATACCATGCGTGGCGTCACCCGAGGTATTCACGCAGAACCATGGGATAAATATATTTCCATTGCTACTGGTGAAGTATTTGGTGCGTGGGTGGATTTGCGTCCTGGCGAGAGCTTTGGTGAGGTTTTCACCACACGCTTAGATCCGTCTAAAGCTATTTTCGTGCCACGCGGCGTGGGTAACTCATTCCAGACACTGGTTGATGGTACTGCTTACACGTACTTGGTGAATGCTCACTGGAGCATGGAGCAGAAGAAAACATATACATTTGTTAATCTTGCAGATCCAGAATTAAATATTCAATGGCCAATTCCATTAGAAGAGACTGAACGTTCTGAAGCAGATTTGAATCATCCGATGCTTAAAGACGTAGTACCAATGTCTCCTAAGCGCACGCTGGTCTTAGGTTCTCATGGTCAGCTCGGCACATCGATTTCTGAATATGTTCAAGAAAAAGGTTTAGCTGGATACGAGTTTGCTGATGCAGATACTTTTGATATTGCGGATCCAGCAGCCTACGAGAACTATGATTGGGACTTATACGGCACTATTATTAATGCCGCTGCTTTTACAGCAGTAGATAAAGCAGAAACTTCTGAGGGGCGTAAAGCAGCATGGAAAACTAATGTGGCTGGTATTGCCAACTTAGCCAAGGTGGCAACCGATCACAAGATTACCCTCGTGCATATTTCCAGTGATTACGTGTTTGATGGCACTGTTGAGGAGCATAAAGAAACAGAAGAATTTGCGCCGCTTGGTGTGTATGGTCAGACCAAAGCTGCTGGAGACGCCATTATTGCTAATGTTCCTCGTCATTATATTGTGCGTTCCAGCTGGATTGTGGGCGAGGGTAAGAACTTTGTTTCGCGCATGGTATCGTTAGCACAAGAGGCTAAGGAAACTGGCGCAACAACTGCCCAAGCTCCTGCAGATCAATTCGGACGCTTAACTTTCGTGAGCGAATTGACTAACGGTATCTTCCATTTGCTTAATACGAATGCTGCATATGGAACATACAACTTAACAGGTTCTGGTGAAAGCGCTTCGTGGTATGACATTGCAGTAAGCATTTTCGACCAGATGGGCGCTGACAGCTCGTTAATCGATCGTAATTCAGTTGAAGAATATGCTAAAGCGACTGGTGGAGCCATGCGTCCTCGTTTTTGTACTTTGGATTTGTCTAAGATTATGGCTACTGGTTTTACACCTCAGCCGTGGTCAGAGAACTTGACCGACTATGTTCATCATCTCTTAGGAAAGTAATGAGGCTTTCATGAAAGGTATTATTCTCGCTGGTGGTTCGGGTACTCGCTTGTACCCTCTGACCACAGTAACGTCCAAGCAACTGTTGCCAGTCTACGATAAGCCGATGGTGTATTATCCATTGAGCGTGCTCATGATGGCAGGAATTCGTGATATTCTTATCATCTCTACTCCACATGATTTGCCTAATTTTGAGCGCTTGTTGGGAACAGGTGAGCAATTTGGAGTGCGCTTCCAATACAAGGTGCAGCCTTCGCCTGATGGTTTAGCTCAAGCTTTTATCTTGGGCGAGGAATTCATTGATGGAGATTCTTGCGCTTTAGTTTTGGGAGATAATATTTTCTACGGAAATGGACTGACCCAAGTGCTCAAGAAAGCTGCATCTCTTGGGCATGGAGCACGAGTTTTTGGCTATTATGTTGATGATCCAGAACGTTACGGTGTTGTGGAATTCGATGAAAATCACAAGGCTATTTCCATTGTAGAAAAACCAGAACATCCAAAGACTAATTATGCGGTTACTGGCTTGTACTTCTACGATAACCGAGTTACTGAGTTTGCGAAGCAAGTGAAGCCTTCTGCTCGTGGGGAGTTAGAGATTACTGATTTAAATAAGATGTATTTGGATGATGGCTCTCTGACTGTTCAAACATTAGGGCGAGGTTTTGCATGGCTGGATACGGGAACTATGGATTCTTTGTATGAAGCGGGAGAATTTGTACGCACGGTAGAGCGTGCTCAAGGTATGCCTATTGCCATCTTGGAAGAAATTGCTTATGAGCATGGGTGGATTTCTAAGGAGCAGCTGCTTGAAGCTGCTCAGCGATATGGCAAGAGTCCATATGGAGCTCATTTGAAATCTGTGGCAGATAACAAGTTTGTTGTAACAGGCGAAGATTAAAACTAATAATAAAAGTTGAGGGGAACTGTTTTGTGGTGTAAAACAGTTCCCCTCAACTCATTAAATACTATCGACGAAGTATCAATTTAGCTAAACGGTGTGCTAAACCTCGTCGATGAGTTCCTAGAGGAAGAAGCTTGTCAAAATAATACTGAGCCTTTGTTCCCGTTTTAAAAATGCGGAGTGATTCTTCGTATTCACGACGTCGCTGTTCAGCCTCTTGAGCTGCTGCTTGTGCGCGAATTTGTTTCAAAATATATTGCGTGCTCATGTGTACATCTTGAGCGGCACCATCAAGCTCAAGCTGTACATCCTCGGTGGCTTGTAAGAAGAGTCCTGACCAGAGTTCAAAGTTCGATGTCAGTGGGAAAGAATTCTCACACAGTTCGGTGTAAAGATGGGAATTTATGTATTTGTGAAGAGCAAGATAAGCGTCCTGTTTCCCCCAAGTCTTCTGGAGAACACGCAATCCCTCTGAATAATCACTCGTTGATAAACGCGCTATGAAGTCATCGCTAACAATTTTGAGTGAGCGTGCATGGAAATTGCGTGCAGCTGTTTTCATTTCAGCCGAATCATTATTTACAGCAAAATCTTGAACTGCCTGGTCAACTTCCCACGCGCTACGCTGATCTCGATCAAAAACATCTAAACTGGCTGTAGTGCGGCTAGAAATACCGCTTCCAAAATGGTACTGCAATCCACGATATTCAACGTAGGAATATCGTTTGTGGCTTAATGCGCTGATTGCTAAATATTCATAGGCATCTTCGATTTTATTAAGACGTTCATTTTTAAGATTTCTGAAGGCTTCTTGAATCAGTGATGTTTTGAAGAGTGAAGTGTTTACGTTCCAAGGTACCCATGCTTCATGAGGTGCACTAAAAGAGGTTTGGAGAATTTGCTCATGGTTGCAGTCGCCAACAGTTGCATTAAATAAAATCTCAACTTGTGTGCGCAGGGATGGGTCTTCTGTATCAGCTATGTTCACATTCGCGCCATAACGTACAATATCTGCATCAGGTCTTGAGGCTGCAAAATTATAGAGGGTTTCACATGCTGTTAGTGCGAGCGTGTCGTCGGCATCAAGAAACATCGTATAGAGTCCTGAAGCTTGGGCAACTCCTGTGAGGCGAGTTGTATGGCGTCCTTTGTTATCGCTATGCGTGAGATGAATAATACGGGAATCATTGTGGGCATAGTCAGAGATAATAGTACTGGTATTATCTGTGCTACCATCATCAACAACAATAATTTCAATAGTCTTCAAAGTCTGTTGAAGCGCACTGTCCAAACAAGCTCCAATATATTTTTCTTTATTATAAGCAGGAATGATAATCGAAACTGTAGGTTGAACTGAGTCGGTCATGCACCCTCCTTTGTGACTTATGCATATTATAGAGGGGGTACAAGAAAAAAGCACTCTTTATTCAAAGAGTGCTTGGCTGGCGGAGAATACGAGATTCGAACTCGTGAGGGCTTGCACCCAACACGCTTTCCAAGCGTGCGCCATAGACCACTAGGCGAATTCTCCATTGTGTTCAAAGAACAACGGAGTTTATAGTAGCACGGGGGAAAGAAATATGTCAAATATAGCTAAAGGTGTGTTTGCAAAAAATGAACTTGTAAAGAATTAGCACGGATACAGTAGGGGAGCTGTGAAAAAGGTAAAAGAACGCATTCTTTTGTTGCTTTTCTACTACCCTAGAACTATAAGTCATCATCAAAAATTTGTTGATGAATGTCAATTTTTTAATACTAAGAGGAGAGACAGTGAGAATATTTTTTGCTGTGATAACTAGCCTAGCTATCGTCTTTTCCCCTCATCTTTCGTCTCAAGTTCAAACGTCAGCATTGAATACTTCAACTGTGCATAACGTAGTAAATCAAACCTCCGCTACGCGAGAACATGATGTTGTTGAGGCGCAGGCGCAGGAACAGAAGCTGCCTGATGATATTGCTGATTCTATTAGTGATACAGATACGGTTGTATCGAGTGAATACGTAGCTAAAGATGATGGACGTTTAGTGTATGCTGAAACTGGGGAAGAGGTAACAGATCCGCAGATAGTGGGTACTGAGGATACAGTTCCTGATCCATTAGCGCGTACCAATGGTGAATCATTTATACCTGTTTCGGTAGAAGCAGCGCGTGAAATTATTGACGACAGTGATGTTCCTGGAACAAACAACGTTCCTCAGCAAGAAGAGCTGTCACCGCAGGCATCCCCACAGTCATCACCAGACGCTGAGAATAGCCACAATGCTTATCAAGATGAGCCAACACAATCAGAAACTCATGCCTCTGCCTATACGGTTGGAACTCCATCAGTTCGTTCTGTGGGTAATTGGGCTAGTAGCTATAATGCTAAATGGGGTAGCTATAATGGGCAACAGGCATTTTTTGAGGGGAACGGTTCCCTCTTTACAGCACCCGCTAGCAAAGTAATTGATGTGTCTGAATGGCAAGGCGATATTAATTGGGATGCAGTAAAATCCGATGGCGTTCAAGGTGCTATTATTCGTATTGGTTACGGTACCGATGCTACAGATAAAAAAGCTCTGCGTAACATTCGTGAGGTTCAACGTGTGGGGCTTCCTTTTGGAGTGTATCTTTACTCCTATGCGAGTAACTGGTCAGAAGCATGGGCAGAGGGCACAAATGTCGTCAGTATTTTGAAGAAAGCTGGCATAACTAGCTCCCAGCAAATGGCTATGCCAATTTTTTATGATTTGGAGAATTGGACTTATGCTGGACATACCCATCCAACAGATCCTGCAGTCTACGACACTATTGTGAATAATTTCTTTATGAATGTGCAGCTATCTGGCTATGGAAAAGTCAATGTCTATTCGTATACCAGCTATTTGAATTCTGCATTGAATACGAAAAATATCCACTCTCGAACAAACTGGGTGGCATCTTACGGATCTTCACCGAGGTATAGCATTAGCTCTTATGAGAAGGGATGGCAATATACATCTTCGGGCTCTATTAATGGTATTACTGGATCAGTAGATTTGAATGCATATCGTTTTAGCTCCGAATCTGCACCTGCGCCTGTACCTCAGATTCAGATGAATGCCTATCCAGCAGTTACAATTCCGGATGGAGAATACTACATTAATTCGCGTGTAAAAGATTCATCCTCAGTAGACATAGTAAATGGCAGTACAGCATCAGGCGCAGCAATTAATCTCTACCAATATAATCATTCAGCAGCACAGAAGTTTAAGTTTACGCGTAACTCTAATGGCACATATACCATTACAAATTCTGCTTCAGGCAAGGTTCTTGATGTTTATGGGGGTACTGCACATAATAAACAAACAGTGTGGCAGTATGTTCAGAACGGTTCGCTCGCGCAACAGTGGTATATCCGAGACATGGGCAATGGTTATGCTATACAAACTGCATTAGGCAATTTCGTGCTTGATGTGGCTAATTCGTCTTCAAAGAACGGTACTCAAATTACTTTATATGAGCCAGCTACAACTGAGGCTCAACGTTTTGTGATGTCTTCTACCACGCCACTTAAAAATACGAATAAAGTAAACATTTTATCTTCTGCTAACGGTAATAAAGCGCTAGATATTGTCAACGGCTCTACGAGCAATGCTGCACCTATTCA from Alloscardovia omnicolens carries:
- a CDS encoding NAD-dependent epimerase/dehydratase family protein translates to MTKKILVTGAGGYIGRHVVTALLDAGHDVVAADIRTEGIDDRATKIQFNLFESQDKIFEKLGSPDVCLHMAWRDGFKHDSDAHMADLSSHYAFIEALLDGGLQLIAVMGSMHEVGYWEGAIDENTPCAPASMYGIAKNALREATQRLAGRYDATFQWIRAYYIVGDDVHGNSIFSKLYQAAHEGKEKFPFTTGRNKYDFIDVDELARQIAATVSQDKVNGVINCCTGEPMSLADRVEQYIRDNNLNISLDYGAFPDRPYDSPGVWGDATKIHQILGE
- a CDS encoding ABC transporter permease; the encoded protein is MTDTSEIVSQPGKSRGIFDLSRYRYLLDLLVQKEVRVRYRGSWLGMVWTYVKPLTQFIVFYVAMGIFLGMGRGGGIENYPVYLFAGIIVTNFFTEAFMSSTMSVVSNAGLIKKIYMPRELFPLASLRVSLIHFFPQWLVLVAGSILLGWKADLAGLVIAMVAFISLTMFAFGLGLFFGSINVFFRDAQNITDLVSMVAMWLAPSFYTWHQVADQVPGWAFQIYMANPIAIAVEAFHRGFWWGSTDGSFTFAHGWAVSLIASLVISGIMLIIGEMTFRKLEGNFAQEM
- a CDS encoding ABC transporter ATP-binding protein: MVDNVLPNDVAVRVSDVSKRFNFRVNRSIKEAIVKAFTPKSRRRVSETFTALDHVNFDIKRGETVGLIGVNGSGKSTLLKLISGVMQPDDGQVLVRGSIAGLIEVGAGFSPDLTGRENVYLNGAILGMSKEEIDAKYDDIVAFSEIEPFMDTEVKFYSSGMFLRLAFAVAAHSDPDVFLIDEILAVGDEAFQHKCIMRLKEQQKQGQTMVLVSHSEDQIKALADRCVVISKSHQIFDGKPDEAFEVMRAHL
- a CDS encoding bifunctional dTDP-4-dehydrorhamnose 3,5-epimerase family protein/NAD(P)-dependent oxidoreductase, translating into MVLEFSKELKATQTNIPGLVVFDLPVHGDNRGWFKENWQRAKMTGIGLPDFGPVQNNISFNTMRGVTRGIHAEPWDKYISIATGEVFGAWVDLRPGESFGEVFTTRLDPSKAIFVPRGVGNSFQTLVDGTAYTYLVNAHWSMEQKKTYTFVNLADPELNIQWPIPLEETERSEADLNHPMLKDVVPMSPKRTLVLGSHGQLGTSISEYVQEKGLAGYEFADADTFDIADPAAYENYDWDLYGTIINAAAFTAVDKAETSEGRKAAWKTNVAGIANLAKVATDHKITLVHISSDYVFDGTVEEHKETEEFAPLGVYGQTKAAGDAIIANVPRHYIVRSSWIVGEGKNFVSRMVSLAQEAKETGATTAQAPADQFGRLTFVSELTNGIFHLLNTNAAYGTYNLTGSGESASWYDIAVSIFDQMGADSSLIDRNSVEEYAKATGGAMRPRFCTLDLSKIMATGFTPQPWSENLTDYVHHLLGK
- the rfbA gene encoding glucose-1-phosphate thymidylyltransferase RfbA; translated protein: MKGIILAGGSGTRLYPLTTVTSKQLLPVYDKPMVYYPLSVLMMAGIRDILIISTPHDLPNFERLLGTGEQFGVRFQYKVQPSPDGLAQAFILGEEFIDGDSCALVLGDNIFYGNGLTQVLKKAASLGHGARVFGYYVDDPERYGVVEFDENHKAISIVEKPEHPKTNYAVTGLYFYDNRVTEFAKQVKPSARGELEITDLNKMYLDDGSLTVQTLGRGFAWLDTGTMDSLYEAGEFVRTVERAQGMPIAILEEIAYEHGWISKEQLLEAAQRYGKSPYGAHLKSVADNKFVVTGED
- a CDS encoding glycosyltransferase family 2 protein, producing MTDSVQPTVSIIIPAYNKEKYIGACLDSALQQTLKTIEIIVVDDGSTDNTSTIISDYAHNDSRIIHLTHSDNKGRHTTRLTGVAQASGLYTMFLDADDTLALTACETLYNFAASRPDADIVRYGANVNIADTEDPSLRTQVEILFNATVGDCNHEQILQTSFSAPHEAWVPWNVNTSLFKTSLIQEAFRNLKNERLNKIEDAYEYLAISALSHKRYSYVEYRGLQYHFGSGISSRTTASLDVFDRDQRSAWEVDQAVQDFAVNNDSAEMKTAARNFHARSLKIVSDDFIARLSTSDYSEGLRVLQKTWGKQDAYLALHKYINSHLYTELCENSFPLTSNFELWSGLFLQATEDVQLELDGAAQDVHMSTQYILKQIRAQAAAQEAEQRRREYEESLRIFKTGTKAQYYFDKLLPLGTHRRGLAHRLAKLILRR
- a CDS encoding RICIN domain-containing protein, which encodes MRIFFAVITSLAIVFSPHLSSQVQTSALNTSTVHNVVNQTSATREHDVVEAQAQEQKLPDDIADSISDTDTVVSSEYVAKDDGRLVYAETGEEVTDPQIVGTEDTVPDPLARTNGESFIPVSVEAAREIIDDSDVPGTNNVPQQEELSPQASPQSSPDAENSHNAYQDEPTQSETHASAYTVGTPSVRSVGNWASSYNAKWGSYNGQQAFFEGNGSLFTAPASKVIDVSEWQGDINWDAVKSDGVQGAIIRIGYGTDATDKKALRNIREVQRVGLPFGVYLYSYASNWSEAWAEGTNVVSILKKAGITSSQQMAMPIFYDLENWTYAGHTHPTDPAVYDTIVNNFFMNVQLSGYGKVNVYSYTSYLNSALNTKNIHSRTNWVASYGSSPRYSISSYEKGWQYTSSGSINGITGSVDLNAYRFSSESAPAPVPQIQMNAYPAVTIPDGEYYINSRVKDSSSVDIVNGSTASGAAINLYQYNHSAAQKFKFTRNSNGTYTITNSASGKVLDVYGGTAHNKQTVWQYVQNGSLAQQWYIRDMGNGYAIQTALGNFVLDVANSSSKNGTQITLYEPATTEAQRFVMSSTTPLKNTNKVNILSSANGNKALDIVNGSTSNAAPIQIYTYNKSAAQTFTFKQVGNGVYEIVNTKSGRVIDVVNGSTANGARVWQYDNNHSQAQHWAVSWNADDQIMLASMASGKILDVPNGAVVDTKQLQIYTANYSVAQKWYLKDASSNSTSTTGITDGDYYISPAVSPNLALDVYGGGQANLTNVWLYTFNGSIAQQWTVKHDAQGSVSITNKGSKKALDIRNGSTQSGTNVDIYTNNDTAAQKWKLKSVGNNNFVISSVANSRNVLDVQNGAFRSESNVWVYTANNSSAQTWQFKKVQ